From the Candidatus Neomarinimicrobiota bacterium genome, the window CAGTATCGCCGTAGCGTCCGGCGCACCGGCAACGAGCCGGCCCAGGACATGATTAAAGCGGTGTACCGGGTCGTTCCCCGGCAGTGGCGCGGCATCGGCGAGATCCCCCGCAGCGGACTCGGACTGCAAGCGGCCTACACCGCCTACGACGCCGAAGTCAAGTTTCAACTTGGTTCCATCCGGACCCGCGAGCCGGAGGTCTGCATCAGCGGTGAAGTCCTCCAGGGCTGGAAAAAGCCCACTGATTGCCCGGCCTTCGGAAAGGAGTGCACGCCAGATACGCCCCTGGGGGCCACGATGGTCTCCAATGAAGGGACCTGCGCCGCCTATTACCGCTACATGGACCCGTCCTGAGCCTGTCGAAGGGAATGTCCATATGAATGCCATGGAACTCAGCTGCCCCCTGCCCTTTGAGGACAGCGAGAAGATCAGTCTGGCGCACGGTGGCGGCGGCCGACGGATGGCCCAACTGATCAAGGAGGTCATCCTGCCCCACTTCCCCGACGGCAAGGTAGAGAACATCCACGACGGCGCCATCCTGGAATTCGGCACCGAACGTCTGGCCTTCACCACCGACTCGTTCGTGGTAACACCACCTTTCTTCCCCGGCGGTAACATCGGCGACCTGGCCGTCAACGGCACCATCAACGACCTGGCGGTATGCGGCGCCCGGCCCCTCTATCTCAGCTGCGCCCTCATCCTGGAGGAGGGCTACGCCATGGAATCGCTGCGCCAGGTGCTGGTCTCCATGGGCGCGGCAGCCGAAGCGGCGGGCGTGGCCCTGGTCACCGGCGACACCAAAGTGGTGGACCGCGGGAAAGGCGACGGCATCTTCATCACCACCACCGGCGTCGGACGGGTCCTACCCAACGCCAGGATCGATCCCCGCCGCGTCCGGCCCGGGGATGTGGTCATCATCAATGGCCCCGTCGGAGACCACGGTATGACCATCATGTCCCAACGGGAAAACCTCGCCATGCAGGGCGATCTGACCAGCGACACCCGCGCCCTGCATCGGGAGGTTGAGGCCCTGATCGAACGCTACGGGGAGACCATCCACTGCCTACGGGACATGACCCGCGGCGGGCTCGCCACCGTTATGAACGAGATCGCCCGGACCGCCGGCGTCTCCATCAGTCTCAGGGAACAGGCCATCCCGGTGAACCCGCCGGTGCGAAGCGCCTGCGAACTGCTGGGACTGGACCCCCTCTACGTGGCCAACGAAGGAAAACTGGCCATATTCGCCGAAAGCGGCACCGAAGAGCAGATCACGG encodes:
- the hypE gene encoding hydrogenase expression/formation protein HypE, translated to MNAMELSCPLPFEDSEKISLAHGGGGRRMAQLIKEVILPHFPDGKVENIHDGAILEFGTERLAFTTDSFVVTPPFFPGGNIGDLAVNGTINDLAVCGARPLYLSCALILEEGYAMESLRQVLVSMGAAAEAAGVALVTGDTKVVDRGKGDGIFITTTGVGRVLPNARIDPRRVRPGDVVIINGPVGDHGMTIMSQRENLAMQGDLTSDTRALHREVEALIERYGETIHCLRDMTRGGLATVMNEIARTAGVSISLREQAIPVNPPVRSACELLGLDPLYVANEGKLAIFAESGTEEQIT